A section of the Engystomops pustulosus chromosome 3, aEngPut4.maternal, whole genome shotgun sequence genome encodes:
- the LOC140122874 gene encoding receptor-type tyrosine-protein phosphatase eta-like, producing the protein MPVISTAYFKPLLHQGFLHHMPEPEIVKNLKTGLINTTSMLLSWDPPAGNISSYKIHILGDANSTYTVTTTSSTIQGLTPGNYYILLVTALVGEYNVKGNSSEISAYTKPEIVKNLTTGLINTTSIFLSWDPPAGNASSYEIQILGDPNSTYTVTTTSSTIQGLTPGNYYILLVTALVGEHNVRGDSSEISAYTKPEIVKNLTTGLINTTSIFLSWDPPAGNASSYEIQILGDPNSTYTVTTTSSTIQGLTPGNYYILLVTSLVGEYNVRGNSSEISAYTKPEIVKNLTTGLINTTSIFLSWDPPAGNASSYEIQILGDPNSTYTVTTTSSTIQGLTPGNYYILLVTSLVGEYNVRGNSSEISAYTKPEIVKNLTTGLINTTSIFLSWDPPAGNASSYEIQILGDPNSTYTVTTTSSTIQGLTPGNYYILLVTSLVGEYNVRGNSSEISAYTKPEIVKNLTTGLINTTSIFLSWDPPAGNASSYEIQILGDPNSTYTVTTTSSTIQGLTPGNYYILLVTALVGEHNVRGDSSEISAYTKPEIVKNLTTGLINTTSIFLSWVPPAGNASSYEIQILGDPNSTYTVTTTSSTIQGLTPGNYYILLVTALVGEHNVRGDSSEISAYTKPEIVKNLTTGLINTTSIFLSWDPPAGNASSYEIQILGDPNSTYTVTTTSSTIQGLTPGNYYILLFTALVGEHNVRGDSSEISAYTS; encoded by the exons AACcagaaattgtgaaaaacctaaAGACTGGGCTCATAAACACCACTTCTATGTTACTGAGCTGGGACCCACCAGCTGGAAATATAAGTTCATATAAAATCCACATTCTGGGAGATGCAAATTCCACGtatacagtgactacaacatCTTCTACAATTCAAGGCCTGACACCTGGGAATTATTACATCTTGCTGGTCACTGCTCTTGTTGGGGAATATAATGTAAAAGGAAACAGTTCAGAAATATCTGCTTATACAA aaccggaaattgtgaaaaacctaacaactgggctcataaacaccacttctatatttctgagctgggacccaccagccggaaatgcaagttcatatgaaatccagattctgggagatccaaattccacatatacagtgactacaacatcttctacaattcaaggcctgacacctgggaattattacatcttgctggtcactgctcttgttggagaacataatgtcagaggagacagttcagaaatatctgcttatacaa aaccggaaattgtgaaaaacctaacgactgggctcataaacaccacttctatatttctgagctgggacccaccagccggaaatgcaagttcatatgaaatccagattctgggagatccaaattccacatatacagtgactacaacatCTTCTACAATTCAAGGCCTGACACCTGGGAATTATTATATCTTGCTGGTCACTTCTCTTGTTGGGGAATATAATGTCAGAGGAAACAGTTCAGAAATATCTGCTTATACAA aaccggaaattgtgaaaaacctaacgactgggctcataaacaccacttctatatttctgagctgggacccaccagccggaaatgcaagttcatatgaaatccagattctgggagatccaaattccacatatacagtgactacaacatCTTCTACAATTCAAGGCCTGACACCTGGGAATTATTATATCTTGCTGGTCACTTCTCTTGTTGGGGAATATAATGTCAGAGGAAACAGTTCAGAAATATCTGCTTATACAA aaccggaaattgtgaaaaacctaacgactgggctcataaacaccacttctatatttctgagctgggacccaccagccggaaatgcaagttcatatgaaatccagattctgggagatccaaattccacatatacagtgactacaacatCTTCTACAATTCAAGGCCTGACACCTGGGAATTATTATATCTTGCTGGTCACTTCTCTTGTTGGGGAATATAATGTCAGAGGAAACAGTTCAGAAATATCTGCTTATACAA aaccggaaattgtgaaaaacctaacaactgggctcataaacaccacttctatatttctgagctgggacccaccagccggaaatgcaagttcatatgaaatccagattctgggagatccaaattccacatatacagtgactacaacatcttctacaattcaaggcctgacacctgggaattattacatcttgctggtcactgctcttgttggagaacataatgtcagaggagacagttCAGAAATATCTGCTTATACAA aaccggaaattgtgaaaaacctaacaactgggctcataaacaccacttctatatttctgagctgggtcccaccagccggaaatgcaagttcatatgaaatccagattctgggagatccaaattccacatatacagtgactacaacatcttctacaattcaaggcctgacacctgggaattattacatcttgctggtcactgctcttgttggagaacataatgtcagaggagacagttcagaaatatctgcttatacaa aaccggaaattgtgaaaaacctaacgactgggctcataaacaccacttctatatttctgagctgggacccaccagccggaaatgcaagttcatatgaaatccagattctgggagatccaaattccacatatacagtgactacaacatcttctacaattcaaggcctgacacctgggaattattatatcttgctgttcactgctcttgttggagaacataatgtcagaggagacagttCAGAAATATCTGCTTATACAAGTTAG